From the genome of Leptolyngbya iicbica LK, one region includes:
- a CDS encoding nucleotidyltransferase family protein — translation MSDATTQAEILQQLKQHQAEFQERYGVTRIGIFGSVARGKATPNSDIDIVVHMTPDLLQRVRLKTELESLVED, via the coding sequence ATGAGTGACGCCACCACCCAAGCCGAGATTTTGCAGCAGTTAAAACAGCACCAGGCTGAGTTTCAAGAACGCTATGGGGTAACTCGCATCGGCATTTTTGGCTCTGTTGCCCGTGGTAAAGCGACTCCCAACAGCGACATCGACATTGTGGTTCACATGACGCCCGACCTGCTCCAACGGGTGCGTCTCAAAACCGAACTGGAATCACTGGTCGAGGACTAG
- a CDS encoding DUF4278 domain-containing protein, which produces MLVTLLLLLALTCGAAIALGLLIVGLFEAPWLFLLVLLGLGLWGLQRVAVYATAEDEPTSEEAPTEPSAQPASPIHDGPTFTYRGVKYNAPSPEKSQGESAQVTEGVYRGQRWRRTNNADTSESAPSSAQPRPEMKYRGHTVQQ; this is translated from the coding sequence ATGTTAGTGACATTGTTGTTACTGTTGGCGCTGACCTGTGGTGCCGCGATCGCCCTCGGCTTGTTGATTGTGGGCTTATTCGAAGCACCCTGGCTGTTTCTCTTAGTCTTGCTGGGTTTGGGGCTTTGGGGGTTGCAACGAGTTGCCGTCTACGCCACCGCCGAGGATGAACCGACCTCAGAGGAGGCCCCCACCGAGCCCTCAGCTCAGCCAGCGTCACCCATCCATGACGGCCCCACCTTCACCTATCGCGGCGTCAAATACAACGCCCCATCACCAGAAAAGTCGCAAGGTGAGTCGGCCCAAGTGACCGAAGGCGTTTATCGGGGTCAGCGCTGGCGGCGCACCAATAATGCCGATACCTCAGAGTCAGCCCCGTCCTCAGCCCAACCTCGACCCGAGATGAAATATCGCGGCCACACTGTGCAGCAGTAA
- a CDS encoding type II toxin-antitoxin system VapB family antitoxin, whose product MKTNVEVDDALIADALKVTGLDTTDQVIELALKMLLQIKRQEAIKGFRGKLAWEGDLDAMRTNA is encoded by the coding sequence ATGAAAACCAATGTTGAAGTCGATGACGCCTTGATCGCTGATGCCCTCAAAGTAACTGGACTCGATACCACTGACCAGGTTATTGAACTCGCGCTAAAAATGCTCTTGCAAATCAAACGTCAGGAAGCCATCAAAGGCTTTCGAGGCAAGTTGGCCTGGGAAGGTGATCTAGATGCTATGAGAACGAATGCATGA
- a CDS encoding type II toxin-antitoxin system MqsA family antitoxin, with the protein MSAKRCNTCGSTHYEERQTTYLYSHKGQYLIVPNTPVEICTDCGTAYYSATVLKAIEQQFFDIQNNQAKPDEYLQVPIKSL; encoded by the coding sequence ATGTCAGCCAAACGATGTAACACCTGCGGCAGCACTCACTACGAAGAACGACAGACCACTTATCTCTACAGTCATAAAGGCCAATACCTGATTGTGCCAAATACCCCAGTCGAGATTTGCACTGACTGCGGCACCGCCTACTACAGCGCGACCGTCTTAAAAGCGATCGAGCAGCAGTTTTTTGACATTCAGAACAATCAAGCTAAACCTGACGAGTATCTGCAAGTCCCGATCAAAAGTCTTTAA
- the vapC gene encoding type II toxin-antitoxin system VapC family toxin, translated as MILVDSSVWIDYFNGQNTPQVELLDQLLDTHPLAIGDIILTEVLQGFRQDADYETAKQLMTSLTVFQLSNPELAIKSAENFRTLRKRGITVRKTIDVIIATFCIEANHTLLFSDRDFIPFVQHLGLTTALSPQ; from the coding sequence ATGATTCTCGTGGATTCCAGCGTGTGGATTGACTACTTCAATGGTCAAAACACGCCCCAGGTAGAACTCCTCGACCAGCTTTTAGACACTCACCCCCTAGCGATCGGTGACATCATTCTCACTGAAGTCTTGCAGGGGTTTCGGCAAGATGCTGATTACGAAACCGCCAAGCAGTTGATGACATCCCTGACGGTCTTTCAACTGAGCAATCCTGAGTTGGCGATCAAAAGTGCTGAAAACTTCCGCACCTTGAGAAAGCGTGGCATCACGGTGAGAAAAACAATTGATGTCATCATTGCGACCTTTTGCATCGAAGCAAATCACACATTGCTGTTCAGCGATCGCGACTTCATTCCCTTTGTGCAGCACTTGGGCCTGACCACCGCACTCTCACCTCAGTAA
- a CDS encoding type II toxin-antitoxin system VapC family toxin produces the protein MTAFLLDTHAFIWLSENHSNLPQPLKDRIDKADTVYLSIASLWEIAIKVQLGKLALNQPYEAIGIELAASDILLLPITFEDTVQVRQLPLHHRDPFDRMLIAQALNNALVIVSKDSHFDLYAVERLWV, from the coding sequence TTTCTTCTGGATACGCACGCATTCATCTGGTTGAGTGAAAACCACTCCAACCTGCCCCAACCCCTGAAAGATCGGATTGATAAAGCAGACACCGTCTATCTCAGCATTGCGAGTCTCTGGGAGATTGCCATCAAGGTTCAATTGGGCAAACTTGCCCTCAATCAACCCTATGAAGCGATCGGGATTGAGCTTGCCGCTTCCGATATTCTTCTGTTACCCATTACCTTTGAAGATACGGTGCAAGTGCGTCAACTGCCTTTGCATCACCGCGATCCGTTTGATCGCATGTTAATTGCCCAAGCCCTCAATAACGCCCTCGTTATTGTCAGCAAAGATTCGCATTTTGATCTCTACGCAGTAGAAAGGCTGTGGGTGTGA